One segment of Elusimicrobiota bacterium DNA contains the following:
- a CDS encoding type IV pilus twitching motility protein PilT, translated as MAMNINELLKLMVKAGISDIHFKSESPPLIRIYGKLMSSEFDVFTGKQIEELAYSLLNKEQKEKFETESELDVSYSVEGVSRFRVNVYRQRNTVALTLRVVPVKIKTFEELNLPPETLKKLAAQSRGLILVTGVTGAGKTTTMNSILDHINATFSYNIITVEDPIEFYHKDKKSSLSQREIGLDTKSFKNALKYVLRQDPDIVVIGEMREYEAITSGITAAETGHLVLSTIHTIDAVQTIDRIIDTYPEHQQHQARIQLSNVLKGIVAQRLCVSADGKGRVPATEILIGTSLVRKMILENKTPEIYKAMEQGEYYGMHTFDQDLNRLYIEKKIKLEEALDKATNPEDLQLKLKGMFQEMM; from the coding sequence ATGGCAATGAATATTAATGAACTACTGAAGCTGATGGTAAAAGCGGGAATTTCCGATATCCATTTTAAATCAGAGTCTCCGCCGCTTATCCGCATTTACGGTAAATTAATGTCTTCGGAATTTGATGTCTTTACCGGTAAGCAGATTGAAGAATTGGCGTATTCATTGTTGAATAAGGAACAAAAAGAAAAATTTGAAACTGAAAGCGAACTGGATGTGTCCTATTCGGTTGAAGGAGTTTCAAGATTCAGGGTGAATGTTTACCGCCAGAGAAATACAGTGGCCCTTACTTTAAGGGTGGTTCCTGTAAAAATAAAAACCTTTGAAGAATTGAATCTTCCGCCTGAAACCTTGAAAAAACTTGCTGCGCAGTCCCGGGGCCTTATTCTTGTTACGGGAGTAACCGGCGCCGGGAAAACCACTACCATGAATTCAATTCTTGATCATATCAACGCTACTTTCAGTTACAATATAATTACTGTCGAGGACCCTATTGAGTTTTACCATAAAGACAAAAAATCCTCGCTTTCGCAGAGGGAAATAGGTTTAGATACGAAATCATTCAAGAATGCCTTGAAATATGTTTTGAGGCAGGATCCGGACATTGTTGTCATAGGCGAAATGAGAGAATACGAAGCAATAACTTCAGGCATCACTGCCGCAGAAACCGGCCATCTGGTTTTGTCAACAATCCATACTATCGACGCAGTTCAAACAATAGACCGTATTATAGATACTTACCCGGAACACCAGCAGCATCAGGCCAGAATCCAATTGTCAAATGTCTTAAAAGGTATTGTCGCCCAGCGGCTTTGCGTTTCAGCTGATGGCAAAGGCAGGGTCCCGGCAACTGAAATTCTTATCGGCACATCTTTAGTAAGAAAAATGATTTTGGAAAATAAAACCCCGGAAATTTATAAAGCCATGGAACAGGGTGAATATTATGGGATGCACACTTTTGACCAGGATTTAAACAGATTGTATATAGAGAAAAAAATTAAACTTGAAGAAGCCCTTGATAAGGCCACAAACCCGGAAGACCTGCAATTGAAGTTGAAAGGTATGTTCCAGGAAATGATGTGA
- a CDS encoding tetratricopeptide repeat protein, with translation MNRLNNKLLFSAAFFFLNCAMLSPKLILADENVDKSRDLINQGKYEEAIQFLQTLPDSNEKKLSLAFAYLQTEKYDLAEDCLLQVVKESPDSLPARYSLAMLYEKKKNNPEALSQWEKVLLLAHKKELKNLATKHITQLKKQ, from the coding sequence GTGAACAGATTAAATAATAAATTGTTGTTTTCAGCCGCCTTCTTTTTTTTGAATTGCGCGATGCTTTCTCCTAAACTGATACTTGCTGATGAGAATGTTGATAAATCCCGGGATCTTATCAATCAAGGGAAATACGAAGAAGCAATTCAGTTTCTTCAGACGCTGCCTGATTCGAATGAAAAAAAACTATCTCTTGCTTTTGCTTACCTGCAGACAGAAAAATATGACCTGGCAGAAGATTGTCTTTTGCAGGTGGTTAAAGAAAGCCCTGACTCTCTGCCTGCCCGCTACAGCCTTGCAATGCTTTATGAAAAGAAAAAGAATAACCCTGAAGCACTAAGCCAATGGGAAAAGGTTTTGTTGCTGGCTCATAAAAAGGAATTGAAAAATCTGGCAACAAAACATATAACCCAGCTGAAAAAACAATGA
- the rpiB gene encoding ribose 5-phosphate isomerase B, with protein sequence MIAFGCDHAAFPAKEKIIDYLKSEGHKVIDCGCFSAESVDYPDYAQTVCRYVEKGECEKGILACGSGVGMSIAANKFYGIRAALCYSDEIASLASKHNDANVLCVGTRFFSSEQINKWIKIWIATPFEGNRHTKRIDKIKAIDNKCARRSK encoded by the coding sequence ATTATAGCTTTCGGATGTGACCATGCGGCTTTTCCTGCAAAAGAGAAGATAATAGATTATTTAAAGTCCGAAGGCCATAAGGTCATCGATTGCGGTTGTTTCAGCGCTGAGAGCGTTGATTATCCTGATTATGCGCAAACAGTCTGCAGGTACGTAGAAAAGGGTGAATGCGAAAAAGGAATCCTTGCCTGCGGTTCGGGTGTGGGAATGAGCATAGCGGCGAACAAATTTTATGGCATCCGCGCCGCGCTGTGTTATTCGGATGAAATTGCTTCCCTTGCGTCAAAACATAATGACGCCAATGTTTTGTGCGTAGGAACCAGGTTTTTCTCGTCAGAGCAAATAAACAAATGGATAAAAATATGGATAGCTACGCCTTTTGAAGGCAATAGGCACACAAAGAGAATTGACAAAATTAAAGCAATAGACAACAAGTGCGCCAGGAGAAGCAAGTGA
- a CDS encoding zinc-dependent dehydrogenase: MRVAMYYNNRDVRLQEMPKPEIGPGEVLVKVAASGICGSDVLEWYRIKKAPLVLGHEITGEIVSTGSEVKQYKIGDRVFVSHHVPCNTCRYCLEGQHTACETLQKTNFYPGGFSEYIQVPQLNVDRGIYIIPEEMSFEDGTFIEPLACIIRGQRTAGFQSAKTLLVLGSGMAGLLHIAYARATGLSRIIATDVSDYRMNAAKQAGADFVINSKENVLEQLLKVNDNRKADYIVVSTGAPAAFAQALQCIDKGGTVLFFAPTSTGEPVSLPINDYWRDGIKFVFSYGGAPYDLLLAVEMIRSKRIPVNKMITHRLGLAQAGLGFKLVSEAKESIKVIIEPNR; the protein is encoded by the coding sequence ATGCGTGTTGCAATGTATTATAACAACCGGGACGTGCGTTTACAGGAAATGCCCAAGCCTGAAATTGGCCCGGGCGAGGTTCTTGTAAAAGTTGCCGCCAGCGGTATTTGCGGCAGTGATGTGCTTGAATGGTATCGTATAAAGAAAGCTCCTCTGGTCCTCGGGCATGAGATAACCGGTGAAATTGTTTCCACAGGCAGCGAAGTAAAGCAATATAAAATTGGTGACAGGGTTTTTGTATCGCACCATGTTCCCTGCAACACCTGCCGCTATTGTTTAGAAGGGCAGCACACGGCCTGTGAAACCCTGCAAAAAACAAATTTTTATCCCGGCGGTTTTTCAGAATATATACAGGTGCCGCAATTAAACGTTGACCGCGGGATTTATATTATCCCTGAAGAAATGTCTTTTGAGGATGGCACTTTCATTGAACCCCTGGCATGTATAATCCGCGGCCAAAGAACAGCGGGTTTTCAGAGCGCGAAAACTTTGCTTGTTTTAGGCAGCGGCATGGCCGGTTTACTGCACATCGCGTATGCGCGCGCAACAGGCCTCAGTAGAATTATTGCAACGGATGTCAGTGATTACCGCATGAACGCAGCAAAACAAGCCGGAGCGGATTTCGTGATAAATTCCAAAGAAAACGTTCTTGAACAGTTACTAAAAGTTAACGACAACAGAAAAGCTGATTATATAGTTGTTTCCACCGGCGCCCCTGCCGCTTTTGCGCAGGCATTGCAATGCATAGATAAAGGCGGAACGGTATTATTTTTTGCGCCAACCTCAACAGGCGAACCGGTTTCATTGCCGATAAATGATTACTGGCGTGACGGAATAAAATTTGTATTTTCCTACGGCGGAGCCCCTTATGACCTTTTATTGGCCGTAGAGATGATCCGCTCAAAAAGAATTCCTGTAAATAAAATGATTACACATAGGCTTGGCCTTGCGCAAGCCGGACTTGGATTTAAATTAGTAAGCGAAGCAAAAGAATCAATAAAGGTTATTATAGAACCAAACAGATAA
- the lsrF gene encoding 3-hydroxy-5-phosphonooxypentane-2,4-dione thiolase codes for MDWGLKNRISRIIKPKTNKTVMLAVDHGYFLGPTSGLEVPSKTIKPLLPYADTLMLTRGVLRSCVDAGNDIPIVLRVSGGTSILSELSNESLTVAMEDAIRLNVCGAALQIFVGAPNEKETLINLGKLVDAGQRYGIPVLAVTAVGKDMVRDARYLSLACRICAELGAHIVKTYYCDNFEKVVKTCPVPVVIAGGKKLEEKDALKLAYNAISSGASGVDMGRNIFQSAHPVAMIQAVRAVVHEKASVEKAFGLFKSLSRKK; via the coding sequence ATGGATTGGGGATTAAAAAATCGTATTTCAAGAATAATCAAGCCAAAAACAAACAAAACCGTGATGCTGGCGGTTGATCATGGATATTTTCTTGGGCCTACAAGCGGCCTTGAAGTTCCTTCAAAAACTATCAAACCTCTTTTACCTTATGCCGATACTTTGATGCTTACAAGGGGAGTATTGCGTTCCTGCGTAGATGCAGGCAATGATATTCCGATTGTCTTGAGAGTTTCCGGTGGAACAAGTATTTTAAGCGAATTGTCGAACGAAAGCCTCACGGTAGCCATGGAAGATGCTATACGCCTAAATGTTTGCGGTGCGGCTCTTCAAATTTTTGTCGGAGCGCCCAACGAAAAAGAAACATTAATCAATTTAGGAAAACTTGTCGATGCAGGCCAAAGATACGGCATACCGGTTTTAGCTGTAACGGCCGTAGGTAAAGATATGGTACGTGATGCCAGGTATTTAAGTTTAGCCTGCAGGATATGCGCAGAGCTTGGCGCGCACATTGTCAAAACCTACTATTGCGATAATTTTGAAAAGGTTGTGAAAACTTGCCCGGTACCGGTAGTTATTGCAGGCGGTAAAAAACTGGAAGAAAAGGATGCGCTAAAGCTTGCCTACAATGCTATTTCAAGCGGAGCTTCCGGTGTTGATATGGGAAGGAATATATTTCAATCCGCCCATCCGGTGGCAATGATTCAGGCGGTAAGGGCAGTTGTTCATGAAAAAGCAAGCGTAGAAAAAGCGTTTGGTCTGTTTAAATCTTTAAGCAGGAAAAAATAA
- a CDS encoding phosphate propanoyltransferase — protein MDRSKKPIMANISNRHLHVSEQDLQVLFGTGAKLTNIRDLVQPGQFACKETVTIATPRNKIDNVRIIGPVRKQTQVEISRTDSFPLGINPPVRESGKLEASAPITLIGPKGKVELKEGCVIAKRHVHMTPVDAEVLGIKDSEIVQVKAGIGTGRETIFCDVVCRVNKDYAAECHLDTDEANACGLKNGDKIIIL, from the coding sequence ATGGACAGATCAAAAAAACCGATAATGGCAAACATATCAAACAGGCATCTTCATGTTTCTGAACAGGACCTGCAGGTTTTATTCGGAACAGGCGCAAAGCTTACAAATATCCGCGACTTGGTCCAGCCGGGCCAGTTTGCCTGCAAAGAAACAGTCACTATAGCCACCCCAAGAAATAAAATTGATAACGTAAGAATAATCGGGCCGGTAAGAAAACAAACCCAGGTAGAAATTTCGAGAACAGACAGCTTTCCGTTGGGAATCAATCCTCCGGTAAGGGAATCAGGAAAACTTGAAGCTTCTGCTCCGATTACTCTAATAGGGCCTAAAGGCAAAGTTGAATTAAAAGAAGGCTGTGTCATAGCAAAAAGACATGTTCACATGACGCCTGTGGATGCAGAAGTTCTTGGAATCAAGGATTCAGAAATAGTGCAGGTCAAGGCGGGCATAGGCACTGGGAGAGAAACAATATTTTGCGACGTAGTCTGTCGTGTAAATAAGGATTATGCAGCTGAATGCCACCTGGATACTGATGAAGCAAATGCATGCGGATTAAAAAATGGAGACAAGATAATTATTTTGTAG
- the tpiA gene encoding triose-phosphate isomerase yields the protein MRKPIMAGNWKMHKTVGESVDFVKNLKGNISDVKDCEIVICPVFTALNSVKEAAQGTNISIGAQNMHWEEKGAFTGEISPKMLIDAGCKYVIIGHSERRQYFGETNQTVNKKMVSAFKFRLIPIVCVGETLEEREKNITFDVLGKQIKEGLAGLTGSQSSEVVIAYEPVWAIGTGKTATPAQAQEVHQFVRKLFSEMYGKDAGANVRILYGGSVKPDNVSELMKQTDIDGGLVGGAALEVDSYTKLIKYQG from the coding sequence ATGAGAAAACCAATAATGGCGGGTAATTGGAAGATGCACAAAACAGTCGGAGAATCTGTTGATTTTGTAAAGAATTTAAAAGGCAATATTTCTGACGTAAAAGATTGTGAAATTGTAATTTGCCCCGTTTTCACAGCCTTGAATTCAGTAAAAGAAGCGGCACAGGGCACTAATATTTCTATCGGAGCCCAGAATATGCACTGGGAAGAAAAGGGCGCATTCACCGGAGAAATATCTCCGAAAATGCTTATTGACGCCGGCTGCAAATATGTCATCATCGGGCATTCAGAAAGAAGGCAGTATTTCGGCGAAACAAACCAGACAGTAAACAAAAAAATGGTTTCTGCTTTCAAATTCAGGCTTATTCCGATAGTTTGTGTCGGTGAAACTCTGGAAGAAAGGGAAAAAAATATCACGTTTGATGTGCTGGGAAAACAAATAAAAGAAGGGCTTGCAGGTTTAACAGGCAGTCAAAGTTCTGAAGTTGTCATTGCCTATGAGCCGGTTTGGGCTATCGGAACCGGAAAAACCGCAACACCCGCCCAAGCGCAGGAAGTACACCAGTTCGTAAGAAAATTATTTTCTGAAATGTACGGAAAAGATGCCGGAGCCAATGTAAGAATTCTTTACGGCGGTTCAGTAAAGCCGGACAATGTGTCGGAACTCATGAAACAAACTGATATTGACGGCGGGCTTGTAGGAGGAGCGGCATTGGAAGTGGATTCATATACAAAACTTATAAAATACCAAGGGTAA
- a CDS encoding glycoside hydrolase family 130 protein — MTTIASFAQNSNISLTPDKTRTILRPFVPRNELQIVNIISRVMSLSENSVLNQLNKILKDFAGRHENIESIFLEHYKMIQSHLFTDLQPSKERKLLIGSYFSSEYTFESAALFNPSIIPHPDQANLPEGALRFIMSLRATGEGHISSLTFRIGTIDRNNSIIIDNPGKFAIPALHVQNPFYDKKTFHMKLLEMDLENDFSVCVLDSLKDTFAFLELTDSLKKVAFDGSRKKTQADALAYEKILLLALSNYETELPASKKLSDLVIFPASPAEQNGIEDARFVLFTDDDGTKTYYATYTAYDGRIILPQLVETRDFSHIKMITLNGKAVENKGMALFPRKINGKYAMLSRQDNENLFLMYSDNIHFWQETQLVMKPAYEWEFIQVGNGGSPVETDAGWLVLTHGVGPVRRYCISAVLLDKNDPTIVLGRLKEPLIMPDKTEMSGYVPNVVYTCGVLIHNQNLILPYAKSDNTTTIAVINLKDLLTELKK, encoded by the coding sequence ATGACAACAATCGCGTCTTTCGCTCAAAATTCAAATATTTCGCTCACTCCTGACAAAACCAGAACCATACTAAGGCCTTTCGTACCAAGAAATGAATTACAAATTGTTAATATTATTTCACGTGTAATGTCGCTGTCCGAGAATTCTGTTTTAAATCAGCTCAATAAAATTTTAAAAGATTTTGCGGGACGGCACGAAAACATAGAATCGATATTTCTGGAACATTACAAAATGATTCAGTCACATTTGTTTACCGACTTACAGCCATCCAAAGAAAGAAAATTGTTAATTGGTTCGTACTTTTCAAGCGAATATACTTTTGAATCAGCCGCCCTTTTCAACCCGTCCATAATCCCTCATCCGGACCAGGCCAATCTTCCCGAAGGAGCTTTACGTTTTATAATGAGCCTCAGGGCCACGGGCGAAGGGCATATTTCATCGTTAACCTTCAGAATCGGAACTATCGACAGAAATAATTCCATTATTATAGATAATCCGGGAAAATTTGCCATACCGGCTCTGCATGTGCAGAACCCGTTTTATGATAAAAAAACTTTTCATATGAAACTTTTGGAAATGGATCTGGAAAATGATTTTTCCGTGTGCGTATTGGATTCGCTCAAGGATACGTTTGCGTTTTTAGAGCTGACGGACAGTTTAAAAAAGGTGGCGTTTGACGGCAGCAGAAAAAAAACACAGGCAGACGCCCTGGCATACGAAAAAATACTTTTGCTTGCTTTATCCAATTATGAAACCGAGCTTCCTGCATCCAAAAAACTGTCTGACTTAGTAATATTCCCTGCTTCCCCTGCGGAACAAAACGGTATTGAGGACGCGAGGTTTGTTCTTTTTACAGACGATGACGGCACGAAAACCTACTATGCGACCTATACAGCTTATGACGGCAGGATCATTTTGCCCCAGCTTGTGGAAACAAGAGACTTTTCGCATATCAAGATGATAACACTCAACGGAAAGGCAGTAGAAAATAAAGGAATGGCCTTATTTCCACGTAAAATTAACGGAAAATACGCGATGCTTTCCCGGCAGGACAACGAAAATCTTTTTTTAATGTATTCGGATAATATTCATTTCTGGCAGGAAACCCAGCTTGTAATGAAACCGGCCTACGAGTGGGAGTTTATTCAAGTCGGCAATGGCGGTTCCCCGGTTGAAACCGACGCCGGCTGGCTTGTGCTTACTCACGGAGTCGGCCCCGTAAGAAGATACTGTATCAGCGCAGTTTTGTTAGACAAAAACGATCCCACTATTGTGTTAGGGCGCCTGAAAGAACCTTTAATAATGCCTGACAAAACTGAAATGTCTGGATATGTACCCAATGTTGTTTATACCTGCGGGGTACTGATTCACAACCAAAACCTGATATTGCCCTATGCCAAGTCGGATAATACCACAACCATCGCCGTTATTAACCTAAAAGATCTCCTAACCGAACTGAAAAAGTAA
- a CDS encoding glycosyltransferase family 4 protein: MNNIPEIKKIVFIGNYLPRKCGIATFTETLYESIANQFHNINCFAIPVNDTKEGYDYPDCVRFEIREQEIDSYKRAADFININAVNIVSLQHEYGIFGGPSGVYILSLLKKLQMPVVTTLHTVLKNPNTEQMHVMEGLTELSDIFVVMTKRSADFLTDIYKVPENKVRLIPHGIPDIPFIDSNFYKDQFGLAGKFVLLTFGLLSPNKGIENVLHALPSIVKEYPNVVYVILGATHPNLLREEGEAYRLKLQNLAEELGIVKNVIFYNRFVTMEELKEFIVTADIYITPYLDEKQAVSGTLAYSFGAGNAVISTPYWHAAELLDEGRGILVPFNNPEAISREVLGLIRDDNKRNTLRKNAFILGREMTWNNTGKLYMETFKEARLKHPTLIHKKLVLASLDQELPELPAFKLDHLYRMTDSTGIIQHATYNIPNLAEGYCTDDNARALILTIFLDELKEGDKTKLADMATIYLAFLNSAFNVKTNRYRNFMNYNRTWVDEANGVGSEDSHGRAIWALGTCIGRTTNAGFRNFANMLFEKSLQPVCDFSSPRAWAFCIIGLHEYLRCFDGDRRVHQIRQSLAKKLFELFKVHSSEDWPWFEPVVTYCNARLSHALILSGRWLENQEMLDSGLKSLAWLIKIQTSSKNRFRPVGSSGFYKRGEEISIADQQPVEAFTMISACIEAFHTTGGLMWYTEARKAFQWFMGRNDLDIPLYDALTGGCRDALHVDRVNQNEGAESSLSFYASLAELTTVQNILRSQKLPASK, translated from the coding sequence ATGAACAATATTCCTGAAATCAAAAAGATTGTTTTTATCGGCAACTATTTGCCCCGTAAATGCGGTATCGCCACGTTTACAGAAACCCTTTATGAATCCATTGCAAACCAATTCCACAACATTAACTGTTTTGCTATTCCCGTCAATGACACCAAAGAAGGCTACGACTATCCTGATTGCGTAAGATTTGAAATCAGGGAACAGGAAATTGATTCCTATAAACGCGCTGCGGATTTTATCAACATTAATGCCGTCAACATTGTTTCCTTACAGCACGAGTACGGCATTTTCGGCGGCCCTTCCGGAGTTTACATCCTTTCACTTCTTAAAAAATTGCAAATGCCCGTAGTCACTACCTTGCATACCGTCCTTAAAAACCCGAATACCGAACAAATGCATGTAATGGAAGGATTAACGGAATTATCGGATATATTTGTGGTTATGACAAAAAGATCAGCTGATTTTCTCACAGATATTTATAAAGTTCCAGAAAACAAGGTTCGTTTAATCCCTCACGGTATTCCCGACATCCCCTTTATTGACTCTAATTTCTACAAAGATCAGTTCGGGCTGGCAGGAAAATTCGTCCTGCTGACTTTCGGGCTTCTTTCGCCTAACAAAGGAATAGAAAACGTACTTCATGCTTTGCCTTCTATCGTAAAAGAATATCCAAATGTAGTTTATGTGATCCTTGGAGCCACTCATCCCAATCTTTTGCGTGAAGAAGGCGAGGCCTACCGTCTAAAACTTCAGAACCTGGCGGAAGAATTGGGTATTGTTAAAAACGTAATTTTTTATAACAGGTTTGTCACGATGGAAGAATTGAAAGAGTTCATTGTAACGGCTGATATTTATATAACTCCTTATCTTGACGAAAAACAGGCCGTTTCAGGAACTCTCGCTTACTCTTTCGGCGCGGGTAACGCCGTCATTTCCACTCCCTACTGGCATGCCGCAGAATTGCTTGACGAAGGAAGAGGAATACTGGTGCCTTTTAATAACCCAGAAGCAATATCACGGGAAGTATTGGGCCTTATCCGCGATGACAATAAACGCAACACCCTGCGTAAAAATGCTTTTATTTTGGGAAGAGAAATGACCTGGAACAATACAGGAAAGCTCTACATGGAGACTTTCAAAGAAGCCAGGTTAAAACACCCCACGCTAATCCACAAAAAACTTGTCCTGGCTTCACTCGACCAGGAATTGCCCGAATTGCCAGCTTTCAAGCTTGATCATTTATACAGAATGACCGATTCAACAGGAATTATCCAGCACGCGACTTACAATATACCCAATTTGGCCGAAGGTTACTGTACCGACGATAATGCCCGGGCCCTTATTCTTACGATTTTTCTTGATGAACTCAAAGAAGGCGATAAAACAAAACTTGCGGACATGGCAACCATATACCTGGCTTTCCTCAACAGCGCTTTTAATGTAAAAACCAACCGTTATAGAAATTTTATGAATTATAACCGTACCTGGGTAGATGAAGCAAACGGCGTCGGCTCGGAAGATTCTCACGGCAGGGCTATTTGGGCGCTGGGTACTTGTATCGGCAGGACTACAAACGCGGGCTTCAGAAATTTTGCAAATATGCTTTTTGAAAAATCATTACAGCCCGTCTGTGATTTTAGCTCGCCCAGGGCGTGGGCCTTTTGTATCATAGGCCTGCACGAATACCTGAGATGTTTTGACGGAGACCGCCGCGTCCACCAGATACGCCAGTCCTTAGCCAAAAAACTTTTTGAACTTTTTAAAGTGCATAGCTCCGAAGATTGGCCCTGGTTTGAACCCGTTGTTACTTATTGCAACGCGAGGCTTTCTCATGCGCTCATCTTAAGCGGCAGATGGCTTGAAAATCAGGAAATGCTTGACTCGGGGCTCAAATCGCTTGCGTGGCTGATTAAAATCCAGACATCTTCAAAAAACCGTTTCCGTCCGGTCGGATCCAGCGGATTCTACAAACGGGGCGAAGAAATTTCAATAGCTGACCAGCAGCCGGTTGAAGCTTTCACAATGATTTCAGCCTGTATTGAAGCTTTTCATACCACCGGCGGCCTGATGTGGTATACCGAAGCGCGAAAAGCTTTTCAGTGGTTCATGGGACGCAACGACCTGGACATTCCTTTATATGACGCTTTAACCGGAGGCTGCCGCGATGCGCTTCATGTTGACCGCGTTAACCAGAACGAAGGAGCCGAATCAAGCCTTTCTTTTTACGCCTCCTTGGCAGAGTTGACTACAGTACAAAACATACTTAGAAGCCAGAAATTGCCGGCATCCAAATAA
- a CDS encoding BrnA antitoxin family protein — translation MKKLKNIPKFRNESEETEFWAKHDSTEYVDWSKAKKVILPNLKPSSKSIPIRFPVPLLERIKVLANKNNIPYQSLIKTYLADRIEKEFHKV, via the coding sequence ATGAAAAAACTAAAAAACATTCCTAAATTTAGAAATGAATCAGAAGAAACGGAATTTTGGGCAAAACACGACTCAACAGAATATGTTGATTGGTCTAAAGCAAAAAAGGTAATACTTCCCAACCTAAAACCAAGCTCAAAATCCATACCTATTAGATTTCCGGTTCCGTTGCTGGAAAGAATAAAAGTGTTAGCCAATAAAAACAATATACCTTACCAATCTTTGATAAAAACATATTTAGCGGATCGCATAGAAAAAGAATTCCATAAGGTTTGA
- a CDS encoding BrnT family toxin, translated as MKIDFILNIHEFEWDAWNKDKIFKKHGVEIFECEEIFFNEPLTVMPDEAHSVAEQRYYALGATLAERRLFVVFTIRKNKIRVISARNMSKKERKMYDEKTKKHS; from the coding sequence ATGAAAATAGATTTTATACTTAACATTCACGAATTTGAGTGGGACGCCTGGAACAAAGACAAAATATTCAAGAAACACGGCGTTGAGATATTCGAGTGCGAAGAAATCTTTTTCAATGAGCCTTTAACTGTCATGCCGGATGAGGCACATTCAGTAGCAGAACAAAGATATTACGCATTGGGCGCCACATTAGCTGAAAGACGTTTATTCGTTGTTTTTACAATAAGAAAAAACAAAATAAGAGTAATTTCTGCAAGAAATATGAGCAAAAAAGAGAGGAAAATGTATGATGAAAAAACTAAAAAACATTCCTAA
- a CDS encoding ORF6N domain-containing protein gives MDPKKVTLVFAERIKHKILIIRGSKVILDKDLAFLYGVPTKRLNEQVRRNIKRFPEDFMFQLTSEEIENWKSHIATSNSIKMGLRKRPYAFTQEGVAMLSGVLHSERAIQVNIQIMRVFVNIRNVISANRGIIGKLNQLENKFKSHDNKIKTIFEIIHRPSETKLLSPEKPFSNKMVIRDIISSCSEHIHWVDKYFSKVGLDLLAKSLNPGKVKNVKILMSSEKIDDTFISLYRDLRKEFKSEGVKIELRTITDHKLNACIHDRWIIAKNVCYNTPSTDTVARGQYCEVKKPPIFRHLLNGGKKAKLLFDTF, from the coding sequence ATGGACCCAAAAAAAGTTACGCTTGTTTTTGCAGAAAGAATTAAGCATAAAATATTGATTATTCGTGGCAGCAAGGTCATTTTGGATAAAGATTTAGCGTTTCTTTACGGGGTTCCAACAAAAAGATTAAATGAACAAGTAAGACGAAACATAAAAAGGTTCCCTGAAGACTTTATGTTTCAATTAACCAGCGAGGAAATAGAAAATTGGAAGTCGCATATTGCGACATCCAATTCTATTAAAATGGGTTTAAGAAAAAGACCTTATGCTTTCACTCAAGAAGGTGTTGCAATGTTGTCAGGAGTTCTGCATAGCGAACGAGCTATTCAGGTTAACATTCAAATTATGCGAGTGTTTGTTAATATACGGAATGTAATCTCAGCAAACAGAGGAATAATCGGTAAATTGAATCAATTGGAGAATAAATTTAAATCACACGATAATAAGATAAAAACAATTTTTGAAATTATTCACAGACCTTCAGAAACGAAATTATTATCTCCGGAAAAGCCTTTTTCAAATAAAATGGTCATTAGGGATATTATTAGTTCCTGCAGCGAGCATATTCACTGGGTTGATAAATATTTTTCTAAGGTAGGGCTGGACTTGTTGGCGAAGTCACTTAATCCTGGAAAAGTAAAAAATGTAAAAATATTGATGTCCTCGGAAAAAATAGACGATACTTTCATCTCTTTGTATCGTGACTTAAGGAAAGAATTTAAAAGCGAAGGCGTGAAAATTGAATTAAGGACTATAACCGATCATAAATTGAATGCCTGCATTCATGATAGATGGATTATTGCAAAAAATGTTTGTTACAACACTCCTTCAACTGATACTGTTGCCAGGGGACAGTACTGCGAAGTAAAAAAACCGCCAATTTTCCGCCATTTATTGAATGGTGGGAAAAAAGCAAAGCTATTGTTTGATACTTTTTAA